A region from the Musa acuminata AAA Group cultivar baxijiao chromosome BXJ1-10, Cavendish_Baxijiao_AAA, whole genome shotgun sequence genome encodes:
- the LOC104000709 gene encoding casein kinase II subunit alpha-2 produces MSKARVYTDVNVLRPKEYWDYESLTVQWGNQDDYEVVRKVGRGKYSEVFEGINITNNERCIIKILKPVKKKKIKREIKILQNLCGGPNVVKLFDIVRDQQSKTPSLIFEYVNSTDFKVLYPTLSDYDIRYYIYELLKALDYCHSQGIMHRDVKPHNVMIDHELRKLRLIDWGLAEFYHPNKEYNVRVASRYFKGPELLVDLQDYDYSLDMWSLGCMFAGMIFRKEPFFYGHDNHDQLVKIAKVLGTDELNAYLNKYRLELDPQLDALVGRHSRKPWSKFINADNQHLVSPEAIDFLDKLLRYDHLDRLTAREAMAHPYFLQVRAAENSRMRTQ; encoded by the exons AAATCAAGATGATTATGAGGTTGTGCGAAAAGTTGGAAGAGGGAAGTACAGTGAGGTCTTTGAAGGCATAAATATAACCAATAATGAACGGTGCATTATCAAGATCCTGAAGCCTGTTAAGAAAAAAAAG ATCAAGAGGGAGATTAAAATACTTCAGAACCTTTGTGGTGGTCCAAATGTTGTGAAGCTTTTTGATATTGTCAGAGATCAGCAATCAAAAACTCCCAGCTTGATATTTGAATATGTTAACAGTACAGACTTCAAAGTCTTGTACCCTACACTGTCGGATTATGACATACGATACTATATCTACGAACTTCTTAAG GCACTAGATTACTGTCATTCTCAAGGAATCATGCATCGAGATGTCAAGCCACATAATGTTATGATAGATCATGAGCTGCGCAAACTCCGGTTAATAGACTGGGGACTTGCCGAGTTCTACCATCCTAACAAGGAGTACAATGTTCGTGTAGCTTCAAG ATACTTTAAGGGTCCGGAGCTCCTGGTTGACTTGCAAGATTATGACTACTCCTTGGACATGTGGAGTCTTGGTTGTATGTTTGCTGGAATG ATATTTCGCAAGGAACCATTCTTCTATGGTCATGACAATCATGATCAGCTTGTTAAAATTGCTAAG GTACTTGGTACCGATGAACTTAATGCATATCTAAACAAGTACCGCTTAGAGCTTGATCCACAGCTTGATGCTCTTGTTGGGAG ACACAGCAGGAAACCATGGTCTAAATTTATCAATGCAGACAACCAGCATCTTGTTTCTCCAGAG GCAATAGATTTTCTTGATAAACTCCTTCGATATGATCACCTGGACAGGCTCACAGCACGGGAAGCAATG GCGCATCCCTACTTTCTTCAAGTGAGAGCTGCAGAGAATAGCAGAATGCGGACCCAGTAA
- the LOC104000708 gene encoding uncharacterized protein LOC104000708 isoform X1: MAASFHQWEKDPFFSAADEVQESADRMESLYRLYIQERNNAAKATTGVEFASGELRTELRTALGTAKWQLEELERAVRSNDDACSAGEDTRVRHDKFIVAIRSQISMVEDCLRQSNLELGETAVAWIRLNDGERDELARFLSGPLQAEDVPKFSSFGGVEVGNSTVDMNGEASIDCMKNFSSQSSESCRRETRDERLHGHASCATTDVGSWAIGIPDEGEDTPGRLPDDRPNFVSRAIFSSAALSDALESTPRMSWLRNGLGNWRGRFQHSLVGYIPLKNDQLGQEINACYGRSKSCLRYCREDINDKQLYGCLGAFQRQLQRSQYQIQYGRPIQIILWATLAVTLMAFCGTKLKLTLSGQNLLQTLGAVSLCNQSAAH; encoded by the exons ATGGCGGCGAGCTTCCATCAATGGGAGAAGGATCCTTTCTTCTCCGCCGCCGATGAGGTGCAGGAATCCGCCGATAG GATGGAGTCGCTTTACCGTTTGTACATCCAGGAGCGGAATAACGCAGCAAAGGCTACCACGGGAGTCGAATTCGCATCCGGCGAGCTCCGTACAGAGCTTCGCACGGCTCTTGGGACCGCAAAGTGGCAG CTCGAGGAATTGGAACGGGCTGTGAGATCGAATGATGATGCATGCTCAGCGGGAGAAGACACGAGAGTTCGGCATGACAAATTCATCGTGGCTATTCGGAGTCAGATATCCATGGTGGAAGATTGTTTGAGGCAGTCCAATTTGGAGCTGGGTGAGACTGCTGTCGCCTGGATCCGTTTGAATGACGGAGAAAGGGATGAGCTTGCACGTTTTCTATCTGGTCCACTGCAAGCCGAAGATGTGCCCAAGTTTTCTTCGTTTGGTGGCGTTGAAGTCGGGAACAGTACTGTTGATATGAATGGAGAGGCTTCCATTGACTGTATGAAGAATTTCTCTAGCCAATCAAGTGAGTCTTGTAGACGGGAGACCAGGGATGAGAGGTTGCATGGTCATGCATCATGTGCCACAACTGATGTTGGATCATGGGCCATTGGGATCCCTGATGAGGGTGAGGATACACCTGGGAGATTACCCGATGATAGACCTAATTTCGTATCCCGAGCGATTTTTAGTTCTGCTGCATTATCAGACGCTTTGGAATCAACACCTAGGATGAGTTGGCTTAGAAATGGACTTGGGAATTGGAGAGGTCGATTTCAACATAGTTTGGTGGGATACATCCCATTGAAAAATGATCAATTAGGTCAG GAAATCAATGCATGTTACGGAAGAAGCAAGAGCTGCCTTAGATACTGTAGAGAGGATATTAATGATAAGCAGCTTTATGGGTGTCTTGGAGCTTTCCAGAGACAACTGCAAAGGTCCCAGTATCAAATTCAGTATGGCCGTCCTATCCAAATTATTCTTTGGGCAACACTTGCTGTTACCTTGATGG CATTCTGTGGTACAAAACTGAAGCTGACACTTTCTGGACAAAATTTGCTGCAGACTTTGGGAGCAGTTTCACTGTGCAATCAATCTGCAGCTCATTAG
- the LOC104000708 gene encoding uncharacterized protein LOC104000708 isoform X2: MAASFHQWEKDPFFSAADEVQESADRMESLYRLYIQERNNAAKATTGVEFASGELRTELRTALGTAKWQLEELERAVRSNDDACSAGEDTRVRHDKFIVAIRSQISMVEDCLRQSNLELGETAVAWIRLNDGERDELARFLSGPLQAEDVPKFSSFGGVEVGNSTVDMNGEASIDCMKNFSSQSSESCRRETRDERLHGHASCATTDVGSWAIGIPDEGEDTPGRLPDDRPNFVSRAIFSSAALSDALESTPRMSWLRNGLGNWRGRFQHSLVGYIPLKNDQLGQEINACYGRSKSCLRYCREDINDKQLYGCLGAFQRQLQRSQYQIQYGRPIQIILWATLAVTLMVTFVRYIG, encoded by the exons ATGGCGGCGAGCTTCCATCAATGGGAGAAGGATCCTTTCTTCTCCGCCGCCGATGAGGTGCAGGAATCCGCCGATAG GATGGAGTCGCTTTACCGTTTGTACATCCAGGAGCGGAATAACGCAGCAAAGGCTACCACGGGAGTCGAATTCGCATCCGGCGAGCTCCGTACAGAGCTTCGCACGGCTCTTGGGACCGCAAAGTGGCAG CTCGAGGAATTGGAACGGGCTGTGAGATCGAATGATGATGCATGCTCAGCGGGAGAAGACACGAGAGTTCGGCATGACAAATTCATCGTGGCTATTCGGAGTCAGATATCCATGGTGGAAGATTGTTTGAGGCAGTCCAATTTGGAGCTGGGTGAGACTGCTGTCGCCTGGATCCGTTTGAATGACGGAGAAAGGGATGAGCTTGCACGTTTTCTATCTGGTCCACTGCAAGCCGAAGATGTGCCCAAGTTTTCTTCGTTTGGTGGCGTTGAAGTCGGGAACAGTACTGTTGATATGAATGGAGAGGCTTCCATTGACTGTATGAAGAATTTCTCTAGCCAATCAAGTGAGTCTTGTAGACGGGAGACCAGGGATGAGAGGTTGCATGGTCATGCATCATGTGCCACAACTGATGTTGGATCATGGGCCATTGGGATCCCTGATGAGGGTGAGGATACACCTGGGAGATTACCCGATGATAGACCTAATTTCGTATCCCGAGCGATTTTTAGTTCTGCTGCATTATCAGACGCTTTGGAATCAACACCTAGGATGAGTTGGCTTAGAAATGGACTTGGGAATTGGAGAGGTCGATTTCAACATAGTTTGGTGGGATACATCCCATTGAAAAATGATCAATTAGGTCAG GAAATCAATGCATGTTACGGAAGAAGCAAGAGCTGCCTTAGATACTGTAGAGAGGATATTAATGATAAGCAGCTTTATGGGTGTCTTGGAGCTTTCCAGAGACAACTGCAAAGGTCCCAGTATCAAATTCAGTATGGCCGTCCTATCCAAATTATTCTTTGGGCAACACTTGCTGTTACCTTGATGG TGACTTTTGTGCGGTATATTGGCTAG